In the genome of Bradyrhizobium sp. CB3481, the window AGCATCTTAAAACTTTGGCACCGCGAAGCGCTCCGGATCGGGGCGATCATGATCGTGCTCACCTTGTTCGTGGTCGGCACCACGCTGTTCCTCGCACGCGAGATCGGCCGCCGGGCAAAAGCGGAGGAGAAGCTCGAGGAACTCGCGACGACGGACTCGCTGACCGGACTGAAGAACCGGCGCAAATTCGATACCGAGATCGACGCCGAGTGGCGGCGGGCGACGCGCAACAAGACGCCGGTCGCGGTCCTGATGATCGATGCCGATCATTTCAAGGCCTATAACGACACCTACGGCCATCAGGCCGGCGACCAGGTGCTGGTCGGCATCGCGATCTGCATTTCCGACACGGTGCGACGGGCCGGCGATTGTCCGGCGCGCTATGGCGGCGAGGAGTTCGCCGTGCTGTTGCCGGGCCTCTCGGCGATCGAAGCATTCACCGTCGCCGAGGTCATTCGCCTGAAGGTCGAACAATGGTCCGAAGACCCCAACGTGACGACCGTCAGCATCGGCGTGGCAAGCATGACGCCGACAGGAGCGGTCGGCTGGTCCGATCTGATCGAAGCCGCCGACAAGGCGCTCTACGCCGCCAAGGCCAACGGCCGTAACCAGTCCGTGGTCGCCACAATCCCGCAGCTCGCGCTGGTGGCTTAGGCGCACTGTCGCTGACCACCGTCATTGCGAGCGAAGCGAAGCAATCCATGCTTCAGTGTATGCGGAACGATGGATTGCTTCGTCGCTCCGCTCCTCGCAATGACGGCGAAGGACCTCCGCGCCTTACTTCATTTATCCAGATACTTCTTCATCTCCGCGCGCAGGCCGTCGCGCAATTCGTCGCGGGCCATGCCGTAGGCGATGTTGGCGCGCAGGAAGCCGGATTTCGAGCCGCAATCGTGGCGCTCGCCCTCGAACTCGACGCCATAGAATTTCTGCGTCTTGGCGAGGGTCTTCATGGCGTCGGTGAGCTGAATCTCGTTGCCCGCGCCGCGCTCCTGCTTCTCTAGGATCTTGAAGATTTCCGGTTGCAGGATGTAGCGGCCGGTGATCGAAAGATTTGACGGCGCCGTGCCCTTCGGCGGTTTCTCCACCATGCCGTCGACCTCGAACATATTGCTGGCGAGGCGCTGGCCGACGCCGCAGATGCCGTATTGATGGGTGAGATCGTCGGGCACCGCTTCCACCGCGAGCAGGTTGGATTTTGCGCCGAGCTTGCTTGCGGCCTCGATCATCTGCTTGAGGCAACCGGGCGTATTCAGCACCAGCTCATCCGGCAGCAC includes:
- the galU gene encoding UTP--glucose-1-phosphate uridylyltransferase GalU, producing MKIRKAVFPVAGLGTRVLPATKAMPKEMLTIVDKPLIQYVVDEAKEAGIEHFVFVTGRNKGVIEDHFDRMFELDTTLAQRGKKVEQDILARDQPEAGAMSFTRQQAPLGLGHAVWCARDIVGDEPFAVVLPDELVLNTPGCLKQMIEAASKLGAKSNLLAVEAVPDDLTHQYGICGVGQRLASNMFEVDGMVEKPPKGTAPSNLSITGRYILQPEIFKILEKQERGAGNEIQLTDAMKTLAKTQKFYGVEFEGERHDCGSKSGFLRANIAYGMARDELRDGLRAEMKKYLDK